ATCCCTTGCCCTTGGAAGTGCCGACGACGTCGACCTTCTGGCCGGCTTCGAAGATCTCAACAGAGATTTCCTGGCCGAGGGAGTAGGATCCGGCGTCTTCAGTGCGCAGCTCGACGACGTGCCGGCGGGGCGTGACGCCAGCCTTTTCAAAGTGGCCGGCCAGCGGCTTGGTCACCTTGCGCGGGTCGATCTGGCCGTAGCCGATCTGAACGGCGGTGTAGCCATCGACCTCTGCGTTGCGCAGCTGGGTGATGACATTGGAGTCGGCCTGGACGACGGTTACAGGAACAAGCTTGTTGTTCTCGTCCCAGACCTGGGTCATGCCGAGCTTCGTGCCCAGGATGCCCTTAGTGTTTCGGGTCGCGGTCATAGTTTCTCAGCACCTCCCTACAGTTTGATTTCGATGTTCACGTCGGCCGGCAGGTCGAGACGCATGAGCGAATCCACCGCCTTGGGCGTGGGGTCGATGATGTCGATCAGACGCTTGTGCGTGCGCATTTCGAAGTGCTCGCGGCTGTCCTTGTACTTGTGAGGCGAACGGATAACGCAGTACACGTTCTTCTCGGTGGGCAGCGGCACGGGGCCAACTACCGTTGCGCCTGCGCGCGTGACCGTCTCAACGATCTTCCGCGCTGAAACATCAATGACCTCGTGGTCATATGACTTCAGCCGGATGCGGATTTTTTGTCCCGCCATGGCGTCGTGACTCTCTTTCCTGTAA
This genomic stretch from Arthrobacter dokdonellae harbors:
- the rplC gene encoding 50S ribosomal protein L3 — protein: MTATRNTKGILGTKLGMTQVWDENNKLVPVTVVQADSNVITQLRNAEVDGYTAVQIGYGQIDPRKVTKPLAGHFEKAGVTPRRHVVELRTEDAGSYSLGQEISVEIFEAGQKVDVVGTSKGKGFAGVMKRHGFHGAPASHGAHKNHRKPGSIGGASTPGRVFKGVRMAGRMGAERVTTMNLTVHGVDAEKSLLLIKGAVPGARGSVVLVRTAVKGA
- the rpsJ gene encoding 30S ribosomal protein S10, whose product is MAGQKIRIRLKSYDHEVIDVSARKIVETVTRAGATVVGPVPLPTEKNVYCVIRSPHKYKDSREHFEMRTHKRLIDIIDPTPKAVDSLMRLDLPADVNIEIKL